Below is a window of Scylla paramamosain isolate STU-SP2022 chromosome 39, ASM3559412v1, whole genome shotgun sequence DNA.
actaTTGAAGGTATGAATATTTCTTATTAATTAACTGGTAGATTCCTTAATCAGGTACTCGTTGTTTACTGAGGTCATGAGGATGCAACAACTTTaggaaaatatacttttctgtaGAATTGTTGGCTAcatctcttgttcttcttcaggATGCAGCTGTTGAGAAGTCAAGGAGTTGTCCCTTCGTGGTGTCCATTGAGGGCAACATTGGCAGCGGCAAATCCACCTTCCTGAAGCACTTCTCGTCCATGCCTGGGGTGGACACGCACCAGGTGCTCACAGCCACACCCTCACCATGAATCATAGTGTGATAGTGTAGTGGTCAGACTGTCATGGTTGACCAGACTCCACCTGTGCTGTAGTGATCACTGTGGCTTGACTGGTAAAATAGGCATCACTCTGAGTTTTCTCTCAGGCATCTCtcgctgtcttctaccactattttcatgctaactgctcttctgatcttgctaactgcatgcctcccctcctcccgcagccttgctgcacaagactttcttctttctctcacccctattctgcacacctctctaatgcaagagttaaccagtattctcaatcattcatccctttctctggtaaactctggaactccctgtctgcttctgtatttccaccttcctatgacttgaattccttcaagagggaggtttcaagatgcttatccctcagtttttgactaccgctttggacccttttctgggactggcatctcagtgggctttttttttttttttatttgttggatttttgttgcccttggccagtgtccctcctacataaaaaaaaagaaaagaaaaggcttaATCGCTGGCTGCACTTCTTACATTAACTGAATACTTAAGTTAATTTCTTGGTGTTTCAGTACAAGGTGAGGTTGCTACATTACCTTATACTgagtatcattatcatcatcatcaccaacaatgTCACTTCCTCTACATAATAAGATGAAATAATCACTCTTGAAAATCTGATAATGGAGATGATACCACCACATGCCCAAATGTCTCGACACATTCCAGttgtgtttttatctttattctctcacTGAGTTTTAGGAAGCAGATATACTCATGATTACAAATTCCCAGGAACCTATTGACTTGTGGACCAACCTGGATGGTTACAACCTGCTGGACATGCTGTACAAAGATCCCCAGCGCTGGAGCTTCCTCTTCCAGTCCTATGTGCAGCTGACACGGCTTAACATCCACCTGCAGCCCACCTCCTCCCACGTCAAGCTGATAGAACGCTCCCTGCAGAACAacaggtgagtgtggtggtgctggtggtgctgctggggTTTGTGGGGTTTGAAcatagagagaggaatgagagcaATGTGTATTTTAAGCACCGTTCCTTGAGTTGGTAATGTGCTATTCCAGGTACTGTTTCTTGGAGATTGGCCAGGACTGTGGACACCTGCATAGGGCTGAGTACAGTGTTCTCTGCAAGTACTATGAGCTGTTGGAGTCCAAGCTTGACATCGGTGTTGATCTCATCGGTGAGTGTGACGACCACTGGTGTGTTGTGGCTCAGTCTTACCAGATAATGTTTAATACCATCTTTTCTGTAAAGTTCTGATTAGTTTGTTCAAGTGTAAAGAAACATGCTCCAGAATGTTGAATGTTAGTTGGTTCTGTATTATGACTTGGTTTTGAAGTTTTCAGTAAGATGAGTTAGGTAGTgtttgagggagagagatgacaggCAAGGTATTGGCCACACAACAAGGGGAtgacagaaaagtaaaagatgGAGACATTTTTTTCAGGCTTGGTTTTGATGCATCTGTTCTGTGTTGCAGTGTACCTGAGGACCAGCCCAGAGGTGGTGTACACCAGGATGCTGGAGAGAGGCCGCTCTGAAGAAGCTAGCATCCCTCTGGACTACTTAAAAAAGGTGTGGTGGGACTGCCATGGATGAAACTTAACATCATCCACATTTTTATCTGCTTGCTATCTACAGATATTCTTGCAGTAACCTAAATTCTTCagtaatatataaagaaaaaaaaattagtcatGATATCTCACTCCCTCAGCCAGAAGGTCACTGCCACATGACTCACCTCCTATCTC
It encodes the following:
- the LOC135091972 gene encoding deoxynucleoside kinase-like isoform X1, which translates into the protein MKWWWWWRALPSLPRGVVAPPQAVITCSSFLFRMSSRVASLSPAKAAAARDQEQRRDATPVKRKLDCLASASSSNLGLSLLPVSKLLKKSFNLIASEDAAVEKSRSCPFVVSIEGNIGSGKSTFLKHFSSMPGVDTHQEPIDLWTNLDGYNLLDMLYKDPQRWSFLFQSYVQLTRLNIHLQPTSSHVKLIERSLQNNRYCFLEIGQDCGHLHRAEYSVLCKYYELLESKLDIGVDLIVYLRTSPEVVYTRMLERGRSEEASIPLDYLKKVHHYYDRWLLHKEPHPPPAPVLVIDADQALEDIKKEYELQKSVIMGQKAV
- the LOC135091972 gene encoding deoxynucleoside kinase-like isoform X2; the protein is MSSRVASLSPAKAAAARDQEQRRDATPVKRKLDCLASASSSNLGLSLLPVSKLLKKSFNLIASEDAAVEKSRSCPFVVSIEGNIGSGKSTFLKHFSSMPGVDTHQEPIDLWTNLDGYNLLDMLYKDPQRWSFLFQSYVQLTRLNIHLQPTSSHVKLIERSLQNNRYCFLEIGQDCGHLHRAEYSVLCKYYELLESKLDIGVDLIVYLRTSPEVVYTRMLERGRSEEASIPLDYLKKVHHYYDRWLLHKEPHPPPAPVLVIDADQALEDIKKEYELQKSVIMGQKAV
- the LOC135091972 gene encoding deoxynucleoside kinase-like isoform X3, producing MKWWWWWRALPSLPRGVVAPPQAVITCSRMSSRVASLSPAKAAAARDQEQRRDATPVKRKLDCLASASSSNLGLSLLPVSKLLKKSFNLIASEDAAVEKSRSCPFVVSIEGNIGSGKSTFLKHFSSMPGVDTHQEPIDLWTNLDGYNLLDMLYKDPQRWSFLFQSYVQLTRLNIHLQPTSSHVKLIERSLQNNRYCFLEIGQDCGHLHRAEYSVLCKYYELLESKLDIGVDLIVYLRTSPEVVYTRMLERGRSEEASIPLDYLKKVHHYYDRWLLHKEPHPPPAPVLVIDADQALEDIKKEYELQKSVIMGQKAV